The Fundulus heteroclitus isolate FHET01 unplaced genomic scaffold, MU-UCD_Fhet_4.1 scaffold_53, whole genome shotgun sequence nucleotide sequence ACCAGCAGTTCTGCACCGGCAGGCTGCACTCCGTGTGCATCACCTGCTGCAACACGCCGCTGTGCAACGGCCCCAGGCAGAAGAGGCGGACCCCGCAGTCCTCGGGCGCCGCCTCGGTCACGCTGCAGCCCCCCCGGGTCCCCGCCggcctcctgctcctcctgctcctcctgctcctcctgcaggaCTCCATCCTCTGCTGACCAGGCTGGACGCCACGCTGCAGAGACTGAGTCTGGAAACGCCGCCCTGAAGTCTGTGCTTTCACACGTGTGGAGTGTTTTTACATGTGATCCTGCGCGTCAGCATCGGTTCATTTCACGTGTGAAGGTCACAGCgctgacacccccccccccccccccaccaccccccctcAGAGGGGTTGTGGAAGAGGACATCTGTGGATTTAACCAGGATTCCCTCATTCCTGTTAGTTTTGTTGATGCACACAATAAAATCAGCAGGAAAGAACGAAAATATAGTTTAACGTTAGAAAAGATCCTATTTTTAACTGAAATtcatcatttctgctgcatGACTATAACCAGCATGGTGGGAGAACAGCTCGCTGattaaaagggggggggggggtgcaataAATATATGAGAGACAAGTTGTTCCAGATTACAGTTAAACATTCTGACCAACAGCTTAGATTTCACTGTAATTAAAGTTGCTTTTcacatataattattattattatcactatAACGCCTTTTCTGCTGAATCTTTTCTGAGTGTCGCCCCTCAGCTGCTTCTcaaagggagggggggagggggggggggggaccgaCACCACAGAGATGGTTTCTGGGTGTAAATAGAGGCTAAATAGATAAATAGTTAATAGAGGAAACGTTTCTGCCACCTGCTACAGTCGCACTGCTGTCTGCACCACCACTAGGCGGCGCTAAAGTGCCAACATCCATCCTGGTTTACGCGGCTGGCgacgtctgtttttttttttattcttttgaaaaCCTCAATTTTATGATATCAAACTACATAAAAATACATCCAAACTGACATCCAAGTAGTTTTTAAAGCTCTTGGTTaaaggtttgcacatacaagaaACCTCAGTGGGTTCATGAACTCATTTTATTATCAGACGAGGATAAGAATAAACACTAAAGACTTTATGTATTCAGGGGATAAACTGTCCAAAGCAACCTggcctggtctaaaattataaACTCATCATCGACTCATCCAGCAGGAAccagaagaacccagaacatcatCTGAAGGTCTGAAGGCCTCAGTAAGGTCAGTGGTCAGCGTTCAAGAATAATAAAGAGAGACTGGACAAAAATCGCCTCCATGGCAGAGATTCAAGACCAGAACCACCGCCGACCCAAAGGAGAAACACCGACACCGATCGATCAGGTGAACAAGGAGATTCTTACCTGCTCAGGTGAACAAGGAGATTCTTACCTGCTCAGGTGAACAaggagaggcagcagcagcgctCTTTTCATCAAGCAGGAATCTAACCCTAAAGCAAAAGCTTCAAGTTGGATCAAAACCATGTTGAAAAGTGTCAGAacattcttgttttttatgttcctCTTCATGGAGGAGATGTTACGGGTTTGCTCTGGGAGAGAATCAGTTTGTTAGCAAAATActgaaatattcacatttatcaTCAGGACATTATGACTCTGTGATCTGAACATTAATTATAAACACTAGAATTTCATAAAACTCCTAAAACATGTCCAAAAACCTGCTGATTCAGGTAAAGTCCAGCTTCTCATCAGCGGCTTAAACTTTTAAAGATGTTTCTGTGAAGCTGACGGTCCTCAGACCTTCAAGTAAAAACCTGTTATTGTCTAAAAAATTTATGATTATTATTCATTAATATTgttctttcctgttttgttttttttgcacatgtttAACAATGTATGTGGTGTACTGCTGCCAACAACTCGATTattctgcagattttattttatttgtcggTTTTTAGACGTCAAGAGAAGATagttatcttctgttttaggggaaaatgtctctttatgttcagataaagtgcagcagcgtTTTGTTTCATGCAGCAGGAGGACTGAAGTAGAAGCAGGAATTACTGGGAGCATCTGACCTCCAAACCTTTGAGCTccgtttctgtgttttttatttctgctcagCTTCATGTTTCTGTACTGGTCCGTAAAACGTTTCCGTCCAAACGCTCCGAGACCCGTTTATCCTTTGAGCGCCAATAAATCCATCCTACAGCTGCATGTGCTGCTTTTCTTCACAGACTCCTTTAAATCGATGACTTTTCATAGATTTAGAGTTCACATGATGTGGCTTCAGGCATCAACGCAGAAGACAGCAACTCAGAGAAAAAGCTAACATCTTTCTGGCTGGAGTTCCTGTAGAGAACATGAAACGGcgtgcagaaagaccccaggccgggattcaaacccaggacctctGTGCCGCTCCCTGCAGCTAAAGTCACCAACGAGGGATCAGATTTCTGCTGAACACCTTCAGGAAAAACCTGGAATATTTAAGGACTGAGCCCCCAAAGTGAAACCGAGCCCCAGCAGAGACACTCAGGTGCTGCTAACGACGACGGATCAGTGGAAGTCAGTAAGTTCAGGTGGAAGCTGAATAAAAGCCTGAGAGAGACAGAAGGTCCTGCAGTTACAGCCTCTGGTCCACGGCGATGGAAACCTGTGACAGACGGAGCGTCCATCAGGAACAACCCACCGCTGATCCTCCGTCAGAGCCCAGCTCAGACTTCATTCTGCTCATGGTTAGGGTGAGgaggctgaaggaggaggagaataAAATCTTCCATCATGGAGTAAAatctttaaagcttttttattttatcacccATCAGACCTGTTTCAGGTTCAGGGACTTTTCTGCTGCCAAAGGGGATGCAGGAAGAAAATAAACCAGAGAGGGAAGAAGAAGTCACAGAAGCTAGCAGACTAGGcgtaacattatgaccactagCATGGCGCTCTGTGCTTTCTAACAAATATCTGGTGGTTTGTTCCCATGTGACTTTGCAGACCTCTGTCCTGCTGACTGTTCCTGTTTACCCAGGTTTTAAATACATCAGGAGACCAAACTTCgctcttttgtctttctttatacCAAGCTGACAGTTCAGACGCTGCGCCTGTTGACGTGTTCGCTGGTGAGGCGGCACCGCAGCGCCTGCAGGAACTCCTTCTTGAATATCTGCAGGACAGCTTGCAGAGGAAGGGGTCGAGGACGGAGCTCAGGTAGAAGAAGGTGGAGAGTCCAGTCAGATTCTGGTACGGCGGCCATGTTGGACCCGGTCGGTGCAGGACGGTGATCCCAGACATGCTAACTTAGTTAGATTGTGACTCCTGAACTGATTTATCCTCCTAAAGCTGCAGCTGCATGCCTGGTGTCTCTAAGCTGAGACGGTCATTGCTGCCTCTGCCTGGTTCTGCTTGTCAACCAGAggtctaaaacatttaatacaTGTCCCTTAACATCTTTATAAGGCAGTTTCACTATCAGAGaattagaaataaaaccagTGGATGTTTGAAAAAGACTATTTAAGCCAACAATCAGAAGGCTGCCATGTTGTTGTGCTCCGTCATTAGTCTGCTGTTTATCTGGATCCCTGCAGGGCTGTTGATGGAAACGACTCTGAGACTAAACAGCCGCTCAACAAGTGCAAATTATCAGCCGTCCTGCTGAGCAGcaccaataaaaacacatttattcatgAGACCGGGTCCCAGACATGCCGGGGGAATTATCCGCTTTAGAGGGCTTCGACACAACGAGGCGTCGATGCAAATCATCGAACCTGCTGGCTGTCAGAGGCTGAAAGGATCAGAATCAGGTGCAAATCTGCAGAAAAACTACCCAGTGGTACTCGAAGCGGATCAAGAAGCGGCTATCGCTGCTCCCCGTGCTAAAGAACAAAGAGACGGTGACAGTTCCTCAGGTGAAACCAGTTTAAAGGCCACTTAATGAGGCTTTTAATCCAGAACCGGCTTCCTGTCACCTAATAACACCAGATATTGGTGAGGCTACTGGTTCTGCAGACAAGCAACAACAAAGCTTTGAGAATAAAGTTTTCACTCGTCTGGATGAGcagatttt carries:
- the LOC105916502 gene encoding ly6/PLAUR domain-containing protein 1 isoform X3, which codes for MTQDCATPDFIVNCTVNVQDMCQKEVLVKDDGIHYRKSCASSGACLIASSGYQQFCTGRLHSVCITCCNTPLCNGPRQKRRTPQSSGAASVTLQPPRVPAGLLLLLLLLLLLQDSILC